One region of Microbacterium rhizosphaerae genomic DNA includes:
- the thrC gene encoding threonine synthase, with translation MAHVWRGVLREYADRLGVTDSSTVVTLGEGGTPLLPAPALSRRTGADVWVKFEGMNPTGSFKDRGMTVAISRAIDHGAKAVICASTGNTSASAAAYAAHAGITAAVLVPEGKIAMGKLSQAVAHDGRLIQIRGNFDDCLEIARELADSYPVHLVNSVNPDRIEGQKTAAYEIVEQLGDAPDFHFIPVGNAGNYTAYTRGYTEEAARGISTRVPRMFGFQAAGSAPLVRGEVVKHPETIATAIRIGNPASWHLALEAREATDGYFGAVEDEKILAAQKILAAEVGVFVEPGSAASVAGLLDRAEAGVIPAGARIVLTVTGHGLKDPQWGLRLADGTQAQPTVVDASTSEVASVLDLVASGATA, from the coding sequence ATGGCACACGTCTGGCGCGGAGTCCTCCGCGAGTACGCCGATCGACTCGGGGTGACCGACTCGTCGACGGTCGTCACCCTCGGCGAGGGCGGCACGCCGCTCCTGCCGGCCCCCGCCCTCTCCCGCCGCACCGGCGCGGACGTGTGGGTGAAGTTCGAGGGCATGAACCCCACCGGTTCGTTCAAGGACCGCGGTATGACGGTCGCCATCTCGCGCGCGATCGATCACGGCGCGAAGGCCGTGATCTGTGCGTCGACGGGCAACACATCGGCCTCCGCCGCCGCGTACGCGGCGCACGCGGGCATCACTGCGGCCGTGCTCGTCCCCGAGGGCAAGATCGCGATGGGCAAGCTCAGCCAGGCCGTCGCGCACGACGGCCGTCTCATCCAGATCCGCGGCAACTTCGACGACTGTCTCGAGATCGCCCGCGAGCTCGCCGACAGCTACCCCGTGCACCTCGTGAACTCGGTGAACCCCGACCGCATCGAGGGTCAGAAGACGGCGGCGTACGAGATCGTCGAGCAGCTCGGCGACGCCCCCGACTTCCATTTCATCCCGGTGGGCAACGCGGGCAACTACACGGCCTACACGCGCGGCTACACCGAGGAGGCCGCACGCGGCATCTCGACCCGCGTGCCGCGCATGTTCGGCTTCCAGGCCGCCGGCTCCGCCCCGCTCGTGCGCGGCGAGGTCGTGAAGCACCCGGAGACCATCGCGACCGCCATCCGCATCGGCAATCCGGCATCGTGGCACCTCGCCCTCGAGGCGCGGGAGGCGACGGACGGCTACTTCGGCGCTGTCGAGGACGAGAAGATCCTCGCCGCGCAGAAGATCCTCGCGGCCGAGGTCGGCGTCTTCGTCGAGCCGGGCTCCGCGGCGAGCGTCGCCGGTCTGCTGGACCGCGCCGAGGCGGGAGTCATCCCGGCCGGCGCGCGCATCGTCCTGACCGTCACCGGCCACGGTCTGAAGGACCCGCAGTGGGGACTCCGCCTGGCCGACGGCACGCAGGCGCAGCCGACGGTCGTGGATGCCTCGACCAGCGAGGTCGCCTCCGTGCTCGACCTCGTCGCCTCCGGAGCCACCGCGTGA
- the thrB gene encoding homoserine kinase, with protein MKQTPGGVEIGRRVTVRVPATSANLGPGFDTLGLALSVYDELSVTALPEGELVIEAEGEGADDVPRDASHLVVRAIAYAFEAVGRRMPGLHLRAVNVIPHGRGLGSSGAAVVSGLLAAKGLLEGDVELGPDTLLRLATEIEGHPDNVAPALFGGLTIAWVDQFGPQHKKLLVHRGVSPLVFVPGFTMSTTVARSLQPDHVTREDAVFNVSRSALLIAALTQSPELLLAATEDKLHQSYRAAAMPETDRLVQALRAAGYAAVVSGAGPSVLVLADGPGQRLTAAEVAASVVDTPWTPLMLAVDFKGGTVRVHAEDATD; from the coding sequence GTGAAACAGACGCCCGGGGGCGTCGAGATCGGGCGCCGCGTCACGGTGCGGGTGCCCGCGACGAGCGCGAACCTCGGGCCCGGATTCGACACGCTCGGCCTCGCGCTGAGCGTGTACGACGAGCTCAGCGTCACGGCTCTGCCCGAGGGCGAGCTCGTCATCGAAGCCGAGGGCGAGGGCGCGGACGACGTCCCGCGCGACGCCTCGCACCTGGTCGTCCGCGCGATCGCGTATGCGTTCGAGGCGGTCGGGCGACGGATGCCGGGCCTGCACCTGCGCGCCGTCAACGTCATCCCGCACGGACGTGGCCTCGGCTCGTCCGGCGCCGCCGTCGTCTCGGGCCTGCTCGCCGCGAAGGGACTGCTCGAGGGCGATGTCGAGCTCGGCCCCGACACGCTCCTGCGCCTCGCGACCGAGATCGAGGGCCATCCCGACAACGTCGCCCCCGCCCTCTTCGGCGGCTTGACGATCGCGTGGGTCGACCAGTTCGGCCCCCAGCACAAGAAGCTGCTCGTGCACCGCGGCGTCTCGCCGCTCGTCTTCGTGCCCGGCTTCACCATGTCGACGACGGTCGCTCGCAGCCTGCAGCCCGACCACGTCACCCGCGAAGACGCCGTCTTCAACGTCTCGCGCTCGGCACTCCTCATCGCGGCTCTGACCCAGAGCCCCGAGCTGCTTCTCGCCGCCACCGAGGACAAGCTCCACCAGAGCTACCGCGCAGCCGCCATGCCCGAGACCGATCGTCTCGTCCAGGCCCTGCGCGCGGCGGGCTACGCCGCCGTCGTCTCGGGCGCCGGCCCGAGCGTGCTCGTCCTCGCGGACGGACCGGGCCAGCGCCTGACCGCGGCGGAGGTCGCCGCATCCGTCGTCGACACCCCATGGACCCCCCTGATGCTGGCCGTCGACTTCAAGGGTGGTACAGTGAGGGTGCACGCGGAGGATGCCACCGACTAG